One Streptomyces sp. V4I8 genomic window carries:
- a CDS encoding alpha/beta fold hydrolase, which yields MVAIAELISRLDISEYLPKITAPTLVVGMKKDQLVPLRYARRFHEAIPDSKYTEIDSGHMVALEKPAELLALIEDFLETGQGTAQVR from the coding sequence ATGGTCGCGATCGCCGAGCTCATCAGCCGTCTGGACATCAGCGAGTACTTGCCGAAGATCACCGCGCCCACTCTGGTGGTCGGCATGAAGAAGGACCAGCTCGTGCCGCTCAGGTACGCCAGGCGATTCCACGAAGCGATCCCGGACAGCAAGTACACCGAGATCGATTCCGGCCACATGGTGGCGTTGGAGAAGCCCGCGGAGTTGCTCGCCCTGATCGAGGACTTCCTGGAGACCGGCCAGGGGACCGCCCAGGTCCGCTAG